Within Conger conger chromosome 3, fConCon1.1, whole genome shotgun sequence, the genomic segment gaaacTCACTACAGTCACCCTGCTGTAGAATCCCACTATGACCAGCTCGAAAGCAACctacagtttcaaaacatagcttgagctggtcaaaccatgttcagtGGGGAGCTGGCCAGAGCTGCTTGGTCACCCAgatactagctgtttcaaaacctagcttgagcagtttttttcagcagggtagtctTCACTCTCAGGCAGATGACAGCCAGGACCTTCGCTCTGAAACACTGcttctcaaacacactctctctgggtATAGGGTGGTATAGTGCTGGGTATAGGGCTGGTATAGGGCAGGGTATAGTGATGGGTATAGGGTGGTATAGGCACTGCTCACCTCCGGTCACATCTTTCTCCGTTTTGGGCTGGATCAGGGAGGGGGGCGTTATGGGTAACATGGTGGGAACCCCAGAAATGATGAAGGGCTCTGGCCTCGTGCTCTTCCCAGCCTCATACACTGcagagcacaacacacacagtgcagtccgtaagtataagattctgtactccagcacactggaaaTGAAATGACGAAtatgtcacctttaatttgagggaatttacatccacattgggTGATTCTCGTTCATAGTCATCATAGTCCTCCCATTCTGGCaggtatagtgtatagtgtttaTAGTGTAGAGTAGTTATAGTGTATAGTGTTGATAGTGTACAGTAGTTACAGTAGTTATAGTGTATAGTGTTAGTAGTTATAGTAGTTATGGTGTATAGTGTCAGTAGTGTACAGTAGGCATAGTGTAGTGTTGATAGTGTACAGTAGTTATAGTGTATAATGTCAGTAGTTATAGTAGTTATGGTGTATAGTGTCAGTAGTGTACAGTAGTTATAGTGTCTAGTGCCAGTAGTGTACAGTAGTTATAGTGCATAGTGCCAGTAGTGTACAGTaggtatagtgtatagtgtcaGTAGTTACAGTAGTTATAGTGTCTAATGCCAGTAGTGTACAGTAGTTATAGTGTATAGTGCCAGTAGTGTACAGTAGGTATAATGTATAGTGCCAGTAGTTACGGTAGTTATAGTGTTGATAGTGTACAGTAGGTATAATGTATAGTGTTGATAGTGTACAGTAGTTATAGTGTATAGTGCCAGTAGTGTACAGTaggtatagtgtatagtgtgagtaGTTACAGTAGTTATAGTGTATAGTGCCAGTAGTGTACAGTAGGTACACTGTATAGTGTTTATAGTGTGGTGTACAGTGTGGAGGACTGACAGTGCTGAGGGCAGCAGCATCTctttctgcagcagcagcagggcaggTAGCAGCAGCAGGAGTGAGGGCAGCACTGGCACCAGCAGATCCCCACCAGCAGGAGGCAGCAGCACCCGCCCAGGATGACCAGGGCCAGAAACACCCAGTCTGCAGGGGAGAGCTGTGTCAGCTGGCCTCTGCTAGTGCTGCCTGGCAAAGGCTCTGACTCCATTACTAAAGTCTGACACAGTGACTTCAGAGCAGGTGTGATTGGATACTGCATACAGTGATGTCATAGCAGGAGATGATGTCATTGGATACTGGGTACATGTGACCTCATAGCAgaaggagatggggagagggggagaatgaGCTTGAACAGGGAGAAACAGGAGAGTAACCTCTGTTACACTAGAGAAGACCAACTAAAGCTCAACCTGAGGACGTTTTTCAGTTCTCAATAGTGTCCGTACTTCCGTAACTTGTTCGCTAGGATGATATTTTAGCTAGTTTTAGCTAGATATTTTCAtctggctatgtaagctgtttattgttctgtTGCGTTGTGCTAAAAtagttttagatataatccaGATTCATCAGataggcccaagtccttatcttacTGCCTTTCAGCACACTTTTCTTGGtggtgggtatgcactttgcactttgttgtacgttctGGGTAAGAtcgtctgacaaatgccaataataaaatgtgtacacTAGAGTAACACTAGATAGACACACCTGGCATAATGTCCAGATCAAAACCAGGCAGGAAGTCATCCAGAGCCCCAGCCTTCCCTGTGAACAACACACGACCCCCCAGGgttagagaggaggggggaggggcacagatGGACTATACTGGatccagaccagaccagagacTTCACtgtcacaaaatattttttgcttatctttttatattttgaggTTTTGCTAACTAAGATTTCTAAACATTAGTTCAGGAGATATACGTACATGTAATTTTGGTTTTCTGAACAACATAATTAATCAATGTGAATGTTAGCTGGCATGACAACCTAAGAATGCaactcaaaaaatgaaaaataaaatgtaaatgtaaaaaatgccaaccaaaatgtaaaaaaagaaatatgaagtattttaactttttctttttttaacaaggTATGACAAAGTGAGTCAGCATGCAGTAAGCCACATACCCATGTTACCTGCATACTAAACACTGCATGCTAAACACTGACAATACAAAGACAGGTATACACTGCAGCAATGCAGTGAGACTGGAAACACTTCTTCAAGATTAATCTAAAAGCCCAGCATCAGTTGCAGTTGTTTGGCGGGTTAATGTTCACTTCCTGTGCGCCAGGCCGTCACTTCCTGTGCGCCAGGCCGCCACTTCCTGTGCGCCAGGCCGTCACTTCCTGTGTGGACTTACCCAGCACCAGCAGCTCCACCTGGGCCTCGTTCTTTCCTTCCGGGTCGTCGGAAATGACCACCTTACACTGGTACACCCCGCTGTCCCCCCACTGCAGACGGCCAATCCTCAGGTCCATCTCTGcgcagggtcaaaggtcatctcAGGGTCATAGGGAAGGGTCGTGTCGCAGTGAGACACTATTACTAAGAGCTAACTGCAATAACGCTCATTAAACATTCTTCATAATACATGCTGGTTCTTCAGAATGCCAGTTCATTTGTGTGGATCTCACAGATCTTTtataaccagaaaaaaaaaaacctaaatataaataataataatacatacggGTGGGTGAGGGGTAGGCAAGCTTCCAGGGGCCCTGTCACTGATCGCAATACCCTCTCCCCCCAATTCACAATTACAGCCCTCCCGAATCTATCTCTGTTCCctaccccctccccatctcatGGAGAGATAAGGGGGAGGGCCAAATTACTTTGCAGCCCCAGTAGTACTTGCAGTagtaatgatgataataataataataataataataataataataataataatagtaatagtaatagtaataataataatagtaatagtaataataataatagtaataatgataatagtaaTGCTAACAgtagtaatgataataattacaataatagtaataataatggtaatgatAACGATCGTACGGTTGATGATGCTGATGTCCTCGCGCTCCCTGTAGTGCTCTGTGAGGGTGGAGGCGGAGCCTCGGATGGAGGCGATGATGCGTACGGTGCGGGCGGAGTCGGCGCAGTCCAGGTGTGCGGCGCGCGGGAGCAGCAGCGACTGCGGGAAGCCGAACGCGTCCGCCGTGCGCTCGCGGCAGAACGACTTAAACCACCACTGCACCACCGCCGTCTGCACCGACACGCTGGAGTAACGGCACTGCAGCACCGCCTCCTCAAACAGGGGAGCAAACACCCGCTCCTCACCCACGTCCACGGCCACGcccccacacctgcacactgggacacacaggggccacagtcacacaggggccacaggcacacaggggccacagtcacacaggggccacaggcacacaggggccacaggcacagagaggccACAGTCACAGAGGGGCCGCAGtcacacaggggccacagtcacacaggggccacaggcacagagaggccacaggcacagagagtccacaggcacacaggggccacagtcacacaggggccacaggCACAGAGGGGCCGCAGtcacacaggggccacagtcacacaggggccacaggcacagagaggccACAGGCACAGAGGGGCCAAAGTCTGTAGCtaggcccttcaccccacattgctccggggggggactggcccctgcttagtctaatcaactaccagtcactttggattacattttatttagcagacacttttatccaaaagcgacgtacaaaaaagtgcatataaAGGTGATAGAACAAACAATCGAacatgtcagataaggtacaattcatacataataaaatggaaaattttGCAAAAAATATCCTGATCTCCTCCCAGTTCCTTATCACAGCAGCCCTACAGATGAATCGATTcacaatcaatcaaccaatcaaccaatcaatcaaacaaactgtatgtatacagtacattacacctCACAAAGTCCACTGCCTAAACTGGGGTCTGCTCCCGGGAGTGACCAGGCGCTCATCTGTCTCTGGCCAGCGCAGGGacaaacatgctcaaccttCAGCCTGTCTGAAGAGCTCAAGACTCGCTGAGCGACAGCACCTGGAGGTGGCTACCGTGGGGTGAGGAGGAACCAGAGTTCTCCATTGTGTCAAAACATCTCAAGATGAATTATATTACATCATTTTGAAAACTtgctttatttttcatcatattgccactgtttatatatatatatatatatatatataaagtttCTCTTTGTCTTTGTGGTCTGTGAATGTCCCACTTGAGGGCTGTACATTTAAGCACCCTGAATGAGGTGGATGCTACACACTGAATGCACAAACGTTTCTTTGTAATGACAATGAAGCCACTTGAACTGAACTGCTGTGGggtacggagagagagagagagagagagagagagagagagagagagagggagagtgagggtgagGAAGGGAGGAGTGGGagcaagagaaaaagagagtgagaaagtaGATAGAGAACAGAAATAGATAAATAGCTGTATATCCAGAGCATAAGACACAAGGTTCTGATTATGACTGTGCTCATTATCGCGACGGTCAGTGtaactcacacactgcccccaaactcacacactccacccaaactcacacactgtaccaaaactcacacactgcccccaaactcacacactccacccaaactcacacactgtaccaaaactcacacactgcccccaaactcacacactccacccaaactcacacactgtaccaaaactcacacactgcccccaaactcacacactccacccaaactcacacactgtaccaaaactcacacactgcccccaaactcacacactccacccaaactcacacactgcccccaaactcacacactccacccaaACTCACGCACTGTacccaacctcacacacactgcactcaacaCCAgaataactgcacacacacacacttcactaacacaccctgcactcaTTACCAGAATCACTGGACACATTTGGACTCATGCGCATCACACGGTTACATTCAAAGTCACAATGCATATCCTCACATTTCTGTACGACTGAAGCACTAACATACCGTCTCGTGTTCATACACAGATATGAACAGTCACACGTGTCTCAGGGTGGTGGaggtgtgcgtgtctgtgtgtgacagacatCCTATACTGAGTGATAAAAGTAAGCAGTGTAGGCAAATGCAAGTTAAATCACAATCATGCTCAGCAAAAGGAAACACAAAGAACTATAAAGCATACAGAACAACACAATCAATGCCTGAAGTAGAAAAATACTCGTCAAATGATTTTCAAcctatgttttttaaaaattatttcatttgacaAATGTTGAGTGTAAGCTCAAAGATACGGTCCATATTGGACTCATTAAAGTTATGTTAgaattgatttaacactgaaagtTTTGGTATATATGCATCTCATTATTACGGAACGAAAAAAACGGTCACTGAACCTACCTGCAACCCACATCAACGCTATCCACCACATCCTCAGCGAAGCAGTTTCAGTTTTACGACGTTAAATGACTCTACAAACTATTGATCCCCATTATTCCCTCTCCTCAGTGCACCTCAGTCTGCAGTCCGCCCGGTGTCGCCAACAGAGAATGTCTGAGAACTGAACAGCTAACGGGGATGTACCACTTCGACCAGGAGACGGGTCTGCCTCTGACGCTTTGCCTGCGACCAAACATGATAAAGCTTTAACACAGTGTGAATAGGTCCTACACATGACATTGTTGAAAATGTCGCTAAAATTTGATACTCTCTTTAAACCACTGTACAAAGGTTGGTCACAGTAACCTTGTGAATGTAGCGGTATCTTTGCGAAATTGCGCCTACAAGGTACACTGCACAGGCGTCGTTTGGAGGGAAATTCGAACTTAGAAAGTTGCACACGTTCACGTCGAGACTGTTTATGAAACTGTGTGATGAATGCGTTTTTTACACgcgtgcacaaacacaaaaggtTTTGTGTGAAAAGCACAAATGATGGCCCATACGAAAAAGctgctttcttttctttccgaATCTCTGCAGGCCTacactttttatttgtataatacttatcatgtaaataataatatattacaaTTGGGGATATTGTTCATGACTCATATTTAAGCTAATAAATTTGAAGGCGGTCTTCAGATAGTATAGGCTAGATCAGGGATGggcagctccagtcctggagggggcactgtgtctgcaggtttaactccagtcctggagggggcactgtgtctgcaggtttaactccagtcctggagggggcactgtgtctgcaggtttaactccagtcctggggcgCCGGGTGgttatgcaggattttgctgccaccagttaccctgtctcaatcagctaattagccacatGCACCGATTCACTCGTGAATTAGACCACAGtgaaatgctacaagacaagagcATTCATCAGGCTATAAATGACAGATAGTAAAATGATTGgtctaattaaatcattaagagcagaagttggtctgaaatccagaaacagatacggcccgCGTTGCCAGTAGATTATGTCGTTGACAGTTAAGATGTATGCTCACCGAATCCATCCAAGTCCTCGGCCTGTCAATAAAAATAGCCGTCGGGGCTATTCCTCGGTGTCTCACTGATACGGCTTGCGATACAgtgaacagatacagatacaatgAGATCATTGAGTGTTTGTTTTCGCAAACATGGGGTCCGCCCCAATACTGCACCCATAGCCTTCCGCAGAGGATAAAAGGTGGTTGTTGGGAAAGGAGGGTACGGTTTATTCTCGTTTTTCACCGGCATTTCACTCTGTAGTCACGCTTTTCAGCAAGGGCAGAACCGCAAAGCTTTAATCTCTTTTCCATCAGAAAGAGGAAAACAGGTTCGCCCAGTCCTGACTCGCCCGAGGGGACCGGAAAAGCGGTCATGCTGGTTTCTTAAACTGAATTTTCAACGTGCTTTGTTCAGGTTTAAACAAACACTGTATGAATTTTGCACTTACTCAAAAAGGAACTCTATTATGACGGACAGAAATAATTGACAGTGGGTTTTTTTGTATTGAAAACATGATTTACTAAGACTAATTTCCCCCCAACTCACGTAAAATGTTTTAGATCGTGTACAGGAATTTAGCATAGATTCCTGGCATCGTTTCAGCCCAGTGGCCTGGTTCTCGGCCCGAGaggttggttttgtttttcaaatataCCCAAAAACCGCTCCAGGGGTTTTTACCCAGTTTTCCCTTTTATACCTCCTCCCCTGCAACCATTTCTCCCGGGTTAAATAAAGGACAAGTTAACCTGGTTTaaaacagtgcaatgcattacATATTCgtgaaaacaagacacaagctttacatttcaaatttagattttatttattaagtacagttttttttttttttcatattgtgcATTTTGAGTATTCTAGTATCTAAGGCACAGAACGTTTGAGAAAAGGACCAGCAGAAATTCATCAATATCAGCTGCACCTACGAAGAGCCACTCAGTCGTTTAAAAATATGTGGTCTTCTCTTATagtcaaacaaaaacacattttccactgTAAAAATGGATTACATATCCTCCAATCAGAAGCTAGATTCACAATTACACCTTGAAAATGGCCCAAAAATGCCTTAAAGGACGCCAACATTCTGGGAAATATACCTGATCAGACGAGAGGTTTGATTTAAGTTTCATTTTTGCGCATTCACGGTCTCAGtctccatgttagcataacgtgttatgttagcataaagacttgaagcttATAGGAGTCTACCTTacagctgtcttatttacacgaGGAATCATGTGAATTTGAAATACAAGTGCggggaaaaatgtaaaaatgagagaCGTTAATTTTGGAGAAATTAGACGGTTGGAATAATAACCGATGAACACACGGTAACAGGGGAAAAAGGTATATATccaaaaatgttggtgtttcggttaacccagcagtaacgcGCTTTGCTCAAGTCCACACAGTATACATGCATTTCCACCAGACGTGCGTTCAACACAGCAAACGTTCGCGGCGAGCTAACAGCAAACCGTTAGCGACTGTtcaaccatttaaaatgaatgttccatttagttcaccacCAAACTAAAAATTGATTCGACTTGGGTCAAACAATGTCAGCTAGGCGATGTGTTGCTTATCTGTGATTATTTTGAAGGCaagaacaaatacaaaacaaatgacaCTTATTAAAGTGCATTATGACAGCCACATAATTGTTAACTATTGTCCAGCTAGCACCCATCAGCAGACCGTTTTGTTGCACTAGCTTTTCAAacggttagctaacgttcgtggAGTCTATCCCAGAATGCCGTGGGGgcgaggcaggaatacaccctggacaggaaACACAACATTCTCCAATTACCgtaacctacatgtctttggactgtggaaggaaaccagtTTTTAGCATACCTGCATAGCATAATTCAAGATGTTACAGTTTAGCACACAATACAATTTCTGCCCCGCATGGGTACTGTCGTTCTCCGCAGTCACGCTCAATCACGACAAAAAATACAACTACaccagtaatgcaaaataattattttggtaaAAATCAGGCCGTGCGTTTCGAGGTTTTGcggatatatacacacaattgTTCACTTCGTTTTGGCAACAGGCACAGACAATGCAGCACAAATAGCCAGAGAGATGAAAAATATGATGCAAAAACACAACCTCTCACACCTGCTGGTTTAGCATGTCAAGCTCTGAAAGGCCTGTTTGCAGTATTCAGCTGTGGTGGGGAACAAACCTTTCTGACCAGACTGTACAAGTTCAGCTATGGCTCGAATTATATGCATATCTGAGGAACCTAGTTTAGCCGAGCACTGATCTCCAACATATTTCATCAGACATTACGCACCCCGAGATGCCTGCCAATCACAGACAGACTCAAGGAATTACACAATACGTGCAACCCATTTggttaatttattaaattcattaaaaatgtactgACAGTCAAAgccacaaatatttacattacaatttAAAACAGGATTCActcagcaacaaaaaaaaaccctgcataAAACTGAAACCCACGTAGGGTCACAGAAGACACCCAGATAAATGAATTCACTTAATTATCCCTGATCATAATCATAAACACCAGGCCTCATGTTAAACCGTTTATCACACTAGAACAGAAACTCATagtaatgagagagggagacagggggagagggggggagggagagagagagagagagagagagagagagagagagagagagagagagagagagagagagagagagagagagagagagagagagagagagagagagagagagagagagagactcctgCATAGACAATCCATTAGACAATTAGTTATTTAAAACactaacaaaaagaaaaaagaaaaaaaaaaagcctgccaTAGACTGGGTTAGCTTAAGGTGCCCCCAAACTTGTTTGGTCTAGGGGGCATCATAACCAAAATGCCTTCCTCCCTAGCGATTAGCATTTGCCTTCGTCCATTTTTCAGGCCCATTAACCAGATCATAATAGCGGTCGTCGTACGGGTCATCATGGGTCTAATTCTACCTGTGATAAGAGTCCTGCTGTCCTGAAACAACTACAGTCTTATTAATAATAAGCCAATAAGCATCCATGTCTGGATGGAGTAGCGGCCCCTGCGGTCGCTGGATTAGTCATGGCAGTCGTCACTGGAGTTGCGGTACTCGTTACAATAgtcttcttcttcatcatcatcatcatcatccctaCCAGTCAGGCCGACAGTAATATAATCTCTGCTCAACGCATCCATCAGTCATCGCTGGATCAGTAATCGTCACGACGGTCGCTCTCCCTGTCACGACGGTCGCTCTCCCTGTCACGACGGTCATCATAGTCATCCCTACGGTCATCGTATTTATCACGTCGCTCAGGGTAACGGTCTCTGCTGTCGTCATATCGACGCCGGTCATCGTAATCGCTCCTACGTTCGTCGTAGTCGCTCCTACGTTCATCGTAGTCGCTCTGACGGTCATCGTATCTCTCGCGGCGTTCGTCGTAGTCGTCCCTGCGGTTAATGTTTCTCTCGCTGCGTTCGTCGGACTCCGTTCTCGGGTCGGCCGTCGGGCCGTTGCGATCACTCCGAACGTCGTCGCGGTATTCACCCTCAATCTTCGCCAGATCTTCATCCCGGGGCGCTCCGTCTTCCATAGTCCTAGGACAAGAACAGGGAGAATAACCAACACCATCCAACAACATAACAACAACGTCCAACACCATCCAACAATATAACAACAACGTCCAACACCATCCAACAACAACGTCCAACACCATCCAACAATATAACGACAATGTCCAACACCATCCTACAACAACGTCCAACACCATCCAACAACATAACAACAACGTCCAACACCATCCAACAACATAACAACAACGTCCAACACCATCCAACAACATCATAACAACGTCCAACACCATCCAACAACAACGTCCAACACCATCCAACAACATAACAACGTCCAACACCATCCAACAACATAACAACGTCCAACACCATCCAACAACATAACAAGAACGTCCAACACCATCCAGCAACATAACAACAATGTCCAACACCATCCAGCAACATAACAACAAAGTCCAACTGGGAATTCCCATTGTGCTGTATTGCGAACAGTTAAATAAAGAagcaacaaaatgtaaaaattctaaattctaaacACCGATCAAACAAAAGACTGCGGGGAGCTGATGGGCTTGGAATGAAAGTCAGCATACATAGGGTTCCCCCAAGACCAAGGATGGGGCCACTAGACAAGGGCACATGTAGAGTCCTGCGCAGGGTTATTTGAGGTGTGTGCAGAGCGGCATACCCCATGGCATaatcctcctccttcttcttcttcttacagCAGCAGTAGATGACGATCACAAGCACCAGCAGACCAGCCACACAGCCCCCGATGATCCCCGCGGTGGAGCCGATGTTCATGGATGCTGCAGACACGGAGAATGAGGAGTTCATCACTTCTAACCAGTAACCAAGCATCAGGGGCACAGTCAATGAGCCAGAGTCTGAAAGCCCCAGAAACACACGCGCTCtcttgcacacacgcacgcacagtagcctagtggctaaggtacatgactgggccctgtagcgtagtggttaaggtaaatgactgggacagctgcacagccgttgggcccttgagcaaggcccttatccccacattgctccagggggaattgtcccctgctcagtctaatcaactgtaagtcaattTGGattaaagcgtcagctaaataacacaattattactattaaaattaaatacaaaagaaGAAATAATGCCAGCTTATTAGCTTGCCACAGTGATTTTTCAGGCAGAAGGCAGACGGAGTACTCACGGGGCATGACTGTGAGTGTCATGTTACAGCTTGCAGAACGTATCTTGTTAGTAGAGGTGCAGATGTAATATCCAGAAGTCTCCATGGAGATATTGAAGAGAGACAGAAGGCCATTCGCTGCAGGTCAGAAAGGGTCTGATCAGCTTTTCATGTTTACAGTTAACCATTTCAATCCCAAAAGCGGCATATATGGCACTCAAccttttcagccaatcaaaatgacctCAAAATTATTAAAGCCctactcaattttctcaaccaaagccaaaatgCCTTGgtatttgggtggagccacttcatattgggtttgggcctgaaagggttaaaacatTATACTACATAGCCTTCCCATTCAAATTGCCAGAAATATTCATTCAACctcataaaataatttatggATGGTGCAAAATTATAGATTTTGTAAAAATCTTTACAACAGTCCCCACAAAGGCATCATACACATGCAGGGACAGTGACGTATCGACACAgttgagacattacattacattacattaatggcatttggcagacgctcttatccagagcgacgtacaacaaagtgcatacccataaccagggataagtgcgctgaaagaccctgttattattattttaaacaaacaaacaaacaaacaaacaaagcaaaagtatgaccaaaccccttaactagccaaacactgcttacctagccaaactaaaaaagctgatgcacaaaaaagtaaatcacagaaagacaacaattacagttcacagggaggtagggagggacggggagaggtgctgcttgaagaggcgcgtcttcagtttgcgcttgaaggtgggaagagattctacagttctgacctcaacggggagttcattccaccaccatggagccagaacagacagtagtcgtgagcgtgaggtggaagttcggagagggggaggagcacATATAGAGACATTGAAATACTGACACGCATACAGACAGCTACAGAGACGGGTGGATTGAGAGTGATGTATGGACACAGTGATGtatggacacagacagacagatgtagTAGAGAGTGACATACTGAAAGACACAGACAGATGAGACACAGATATACAGACGGGTGGACTGACACAGATAGTCAGTAACAGACGTAGATGTGATGTACCCTCAGTAGTTTTGGCTGGCATGGTCGCGGGGAGGTTCTGAACACTGCGTCTCTGCCAGCTGTACGTGGGGACGGGGGACCCCTCCTCCGACACACAGGTCAGTTTGATGTCCTGGCCATATTCAGTCTTGCCATCGATTTTACAGATGGGCTTAGAGGGAGCCACTGCCCGTGGGAGACAAAGATCAGCACGTTATCCTCACGCCTGATGGAGCTGCACACTGCAGCGACATCGGCACAATCATCGGCACAATCATCGGCACAATCATCGGCACAATCATCAGCACAATCATCAGCACAATCATCAGCACTATCATCAGCACTACCTCACCGTTACCACTGTTACTTCGGTCTTCTACTTTTCAGGTTTCGGTTCCTCATCAGAATTAcaattgcacacaaaaaaaagtaagaaaagAAACTAGACTAAAACCGGAATGGTCTCGCTATCAGGTAGAGCTCGCAGCCAGCGAGGTGTGGTTGCATTTGGAGAAGCACAGAATCGAACGCAGACGTACAGCTCCAAGACTTGATGTAAACAATGTGACATAATGAAACCAGTCATAGCTTATACTCAGCTTAAAAATGGTTTGGTTGTCcattttaactttttaactTTTACTTTACAACAGTATAGGAAAACCAGTAATACAGGGACAGTGAGTAGTAAAAATATCAGAGCACACTTTTGGCCCAGTTAAATGGTTATGAGCAGGAGTc encodes:
- the LOC133123684 gene encoding immunoglobulin-like domain-containing receptor 2; this translates as MENSGSSSPHVCRCGGVAVDVGEERVFAPLFEEAVLQCRYSSVSVQTAVVQWWFKSFCRERTADAFGFPQSLLLPRAAHLDCADSARTVRIIASIRGSASTLTEHYREREDISIINQMDLRIGRLQWGDSGVYQCKVVISDDPEGKNEAQVELLVLGKAGALDDFLPGFDLDIMPDWVFLALVILGGCCCLLLVGICWCQCCPHSCCCYLPCCCCRKRCCCPQHLYEAGKSTRPEPFIISGVPTMLPITPPSLIQPKTEKDVTGASSLSELSCFPDTDSSSQSGQLGQGTTLTPPVPDLWVVPASQEQGSQTPPPQGRRAEEPSRWNPRSEHLQRKAVPRSGRGQGRGRGRGQGRTGSLDELEEFALSYTRLYRRGREARGTPPQPPQRRQSRAPTQETALTGGREGRAQGDGRGAGDTPSKVGSGKSSDCYLSISPSNQPKHGVSTQPYAEITRPPRNPTHTPKVRREEPGNPRKANPFPKRDSLVV
- the gpa33a gene encoding glycoprotein A33 (transmembrane), paralog a; the protein is MFGVCLILAGVSAAAGIQVSIPQPEYEVARGDNVTLPCQFKPDISDPQLIVVSWSTLSDEAGEKGTPVATYFEPPGTLDVRPQFEKRITMTTDLSTGRADLLLTSVTLDENKVFECEVKIPTDDVGTLTAATRLVVLVAPSKPICKIDGKTEYGQDIKLTCVSEEGSPVPTYSWQRRSVQNLPATMPAKTTEANGLLSLFNISMETSGYYICTSTNKIRSASCNMTLTVMPPSMNIGSTAGIIGGCVAGLLVLVIVIYCCCKKKKKEEDYAMGTMEDGAPRDEDLAKIEGEYRDDVRSDRNGPTADPRTESDERSERNINRRDDYDERRERYDDRQSDYDERRSDYDERRSDYDDRRRYDDSRDRYPERRDKYDDRRDDYDDRRDRESDRRDRESDRRDDY